In one window of Oryza sativa Japonica Group chromosome 9, ASM3414082v1 DNA:
- the LOC107275354 gene encoding putative F-box protein At2g33200, with translation MEAAAASSSQARGWSSLPADVLVLILGSLRWSSHPIVALVCRHWRYAASLCPFYPAWITPLLLNTAEVGTANIRYYSPYYDKNFEVDDTLKVPGAKICCSTGRHLKMRVDKSSVFDIDLVSGVLVEVLPQKPYALFNFVVSDRDERLFGIEAMFTIEVASAIRTNSDEWEDWNLAENSPDWSQLQASPGTNPVLHNSLLYLLAQDGRLAVYDPCRHHEGFKILDKPNSFGFKCEDSYLLESNQGELMVVAIERRGKKVHLVKLNEQSMEWEKVDSLHSQTVFTGSLTTMMKKTKFNWMQNMIFLPRFYQWPETVHVDLVARDGELAFVPKLPFCADTYLDTCGTNIWSYELAHGAATKEFWGTERADYSIWVDFGDN, from the coding sequence atggaggccgccgccgcatcgtcgTCACAGGCTCGGGGCTGGTCGTCTCTCCCGGCGGACGTGCTCGTCCTGATTCTGGGGAGTCTGCGGTGGTCGAGCCACCCGATCGTCGCGTTGGTGTGCCGGCACTGGCGCTACGCCGCGTCGCTGTGTCCCTTTTACCCGGCGTGGATCACGCCGCTCCTGCTCAACACCGCCGAGGTTGGCACCGCCAACATCCGATACTATAGCCCCTACTACGACAAGAACTTCGAGGTCGACGACACTCTGAAGGTGCCTGGCGCGAAAATCTGCTGCTCCACCGGACGACACCTCAAGATGCGCGTGGATAAATCCTCGGTGTTTGATATCGACCTCGTCAGCGGCGTCCTCGTTGAAGTGTTGCCACAAAAACCTTATGCGCTGTTTAATTTTGTTGTCTCCGACCGTGATGAGAGGCTATTTGGTATAGAGGCGATGTTCACAATTGAGGTTGCTAGTGCCATCCGAACAAACAGTGACGAGTGGGAGGACTGGAATTTGGCGGAGAACAGTCCCGACTGGTCGCAACTTCAGGCATCGCCGGGCACCAATCCAGTTCTCCATAACAGCTTGCTATACCTTCTAGCTCAAGATGGAAGGTTAGCAGTTTATGATCCTTGCAGGCACCATGAAGGATTTAAGATTCTTGACAAGCCTAATAGCTTCGGTTTCAAATGTGAAGACAGCTACTTGCTCGAGTCCAACCAAGGTGAATTAATGGTTGTAGCGATTGAACGACGTGGGAAGAAGGTCCATCTCGTCAAGCTTAACGAGCAAAGCATGGAGTGGGAGAAGGTAGATAGCTTGCATAGCCAGACAGTGTTCACCGGGTCTCTAACAACGATGATGAAGAAGACCAAGTTTAACTGGATGCAGAATATGATATTCCTTCCAAGATTCTACCAGTGGCCTGAGACCGTCCACGTTGACCTTGTTGCTCGCGATGGCGAATTGGCATTTGTACCAAAGTTACCGTTCTGCGCAGATACGTACCTTGATACATGTGGTACAAACATCTGGTCTTATGAATTAGCACACGGAGCAGCAACAAAAGAATTTTGGGGGACAGAGAGGGCAGATTACAGTATATGGGTTGACTTTGGTGATAATTGA